The following coding sequences are from one Aquificaceae bacterium window:
- a CDS encoding inositol-3-phosphate synthase — translation MSKIRVAIAGVGNCASSLVQGIYYYAKHREDVSGLMFEDVGGYKPWDIEVVAAWDIDARKVGKDLSEAIFSQPNCTAVFEKDVPRTGVIVRKGKVLDGYAGHMANYPPERSFVLSEEREDELEDVVRVLKETGADMLINYVPVGSEQAARFYAEACLRAGVSFINGMPTFIVSDPSWAERFEAEGIPVVGDDIKSQVGATIVHRTLVQLFLDRGVKIDRTYQLNFGGNTDFLNMLERERLKTKKVSKTHAVSSLIPYEMDPFSIHIGPSDWVPWLKDRKIAYIRIEGRLFGDVPMYVELKLDVEDSPNSAGSMIDAIRCCKLARDRGTGGPLYSISAYTMKHPPVQYPDWQARKMVEEFISGKRER, via the coding sequence ATGTCAAAAATAAGAGTGGCAATAGCCGGCGTAGGAAACTGTGCCAGTAGCCTTGTTCAGGGTATCTATTACTATGCGAAGCACAGAGAAGATGTGAGTGGTCTCATGTTTGAAGATGTGGGTGGCTACAAGCCCTGGGACATTGAAGTGGTTGCCGCATGGGACATTGATGCCAGAAAGGTTGGAAAGGATTTATCTGAAGCCATATTTTCTCAGCCAAACTGCACTGCGGTCTTTGAAAAGGATGTGCCCAGAACTGGCGTTATTGTTAGAAAGGGTAAGGTGCTGGACGGATATGCAGGCCATATGGCAAACTACCCTCCGGAAAGGAGCTTTGTGCTATCTGAAGAAAGGGAAGACGAGCTTGAAGATGTGGTAAGGGTTCTCAAAGAAACGGGTGCGGACATGCTCATAAACTATGTGCCGGTGGGGTCCGAACAGGCAGCGAGGTTCTATGCAGAAGCATGCCTGAGGGCAGGAGTGTCCTTTATAAACGGTATGCCCACCTTCATAGTTTCAGACCCCTCGTGGGCAGAGAGGTTTGAGGCGGAGGGCATACCGGTGGTTGGGGATGATATAAAGTCTCAGGTTGGCGCCACTATAGTTCACAGGACTCTTGTCCAGCTCTTTCTTGACAGGGGAGTAAAGATTGACAGAACATACCAGCTTAACTTTGGAGGAAATACGGACTTTCTGAATATGCTTGAAAGGGAAAGGCTGAAGACAAAAAAGGTTTCGAAGACACATGCGGTTTCCTCTCTCATACCTTACGAGATGGACCCCTTCAGCATACACATAGGACCCTCTGACTGGGTGCCATGGCTAAAGGACAGAAAAATAGCCTACATACGCATTGAGGGGAGGCTCTTTGGGGACGTTCCCATGTATGTGGAACTAAAGCTGGATGTGGAGGATTCTCCAAACAGCGCAGGCTCCATGATAGACGCCATAAGGTGCTGTAAGCTGGCAAGGGACAGAGGCACAGGTGGACCCCTCTATTCAATAAGCGCCTACACCATGAAGCACCCCCCAGTGCAGTATCCCGACTGGCAGGCGAGGAAGATGGTGGAAGAGTTCATAAGTGGAAAGAGGGAAAGGTAG
- the gcvH gene encoding glycine cleavage system protein GcvH, translating into MDEIIVGKYVVKTDRYYTKDHEWALVKGNRAWIGITDYAQKELGDVVYVDLPQVGESYESGDTIANVESVKSVSPIYAPLSGTVVEINEVLNDEPHLMNESPYEDGWLAVIELSDPMEVEDLMPAEDYAQLLVEIIKDEKGETVKLGLPEEEEERFEESLEALPEEELGYEERER; encoded by the coding sequence ATGGATGAGATAATTGTTGGCAAGTATGTGGTGAAAACAGACAGGTATTACACCAAGGACCATGAGTGGGCACTTGTGAAGGGAAACAGGGCGTGGATAGGTATAACAGATTATGCTCAAAAGGAGCTTGGCGACGTGGTCTATGTGGACCTGCCTCAGGTAGGCGAATCCTACGAGAGTGGTGATACTATAGCCAATGTGGAATCGGTAAAGAGCGTATCACCCATATATGCACCTCTCTCTGGCACTGTGGTGGAAATAAATGAAGTATTAAACGATGAGCCTCATCTCATGAACGAATCACCCTACGAGGATGGATGGCTGGCTGTCATAGAGCTTTCTGACCCAATGGAGGTGGAGGACCTTATGCCCGCAGAGGATTACGCACAACTTCTCGTGGAGATAATAAAGGATGAAAAGGGAGAAACCGTAAAGCTAGGTCTGCCGGAGGAAGAAGAAGAAAGGTTTGAAGAATCCCTTGAAGCTCTGCCTGAGGAGGAGCTCGGCTACGAAGAAAGGGAAAGGTAG
- the gcvPA gene encoding aminomethyl-transferring glycine dehydrogenase subunit GcvPA codes for MYIPHSEDETQRILRQLGLERLEDLFSHIDASLLSRPELPEPRSEEDLRRYFRDLSGRNTSLISFAGFGAYDRIIPSAIWQILSRGEFLTAYTPYQPEASQGTLQALFEYQTLICELTGMEVANASMYDGASALAEAVLMARAIRGRGKRVVLSEGINPLYREVVKTYLIGYEDEISLCPLTEEGYTDSERLESFLRDGEAHALVVQYPNFMGYVEPLTVLSEMARRYEVPLVVVADSVALSILRSPGELGADIVVGEGQQMGVPLNFGGPYAGFFATRMEYLRKMPGRIVGMAEDVEDKKAFTLVLQTREQHIRRERATSNICTNQNLIALANLLYMVLLGKEGMREVAKQSLSKALYLKRRLLDLGFEEVYTGRHLWEFPLRHNRAKELHRKSLRNGFLAGVPLERFGYSKSLLFAVTEKRTREEMDGLVESMRNI; via the coding sequence ATGTATATTCCCCATTCAGAGGATGAGACGCAGAGAATACTCAGGCAACTTGGGCTTGAAAGACTTGAAGACCTCTTTTCACACATAGACGCATCCCTTCTCTCAAGGCCTGAGCTTCCGGAGCCGAGGAGTGAGGAGGATCTCAGGAGATATTTCAGAGACCTGAGCGGAAGGAATACATCCCTCATATCCTTTGCAGGCTTTGGAGCCTATGACAGGATAATACCCTCTGCCATATGGCAGATTCTGAGCAGGGGGGAGTTTCTCACCGCCTACACACCCTACCAGCCTGAGGCATCTCAGGGAACATTACAGGCTCTTTTTGAATACCAGACCCTTATATGTGAACTCACCGGCATGGAAGTTGCCAACGCCAGCATGTATGATGGAGCTTCCGCCCTTGCAGAGGCGGTTCTTATGGCAAGGGCTATAAGGGGCAGGGGGAAGAGGGTTGTGCTTTCTGAGGGTATAAACCCCCTCTACAGGGAAGTTGTAAAAACCTACCTGATAGGATACGAGGACGAGATAAGCCTGTGCCCCCTTACGGAGGAAGGCTATACGGATTCTGAGAGGCTGGAAAGTTTTCTCAGGGATGGCGAGGCTCATGCCCTTGTGGTGCAGTATCCAAATTTCATGGGCTATGTGGAGCCTCTTACGGTTCTTTCTGAAATGGCAAGGAGGTATGAAGTGCCACTTGTGGTGGTGGCGGACTCTGTTGCCCTCTCGATTCTCAGGTCTCCGGGAGAGTTGGGTGCGGACATAGTGGTGGGAGAGGGTCAGCAGATGGGAGTCCCCCTCAACTTTGGAGGACCCTACGCAGGCTTTTTTGCCACGAGGATGGAGTATTTGAGAAAAATGCCTGGAAGAATCGTGGGTATGGCCGAGGATGTGGAGGATAAAAAGGCTTTTACCCTCGTCCTCCAGACAAGGGAACAGCACATAAGGAGGGAAAGGGCAACCTCGAACATCTGCACAAACCAGAACCTGATAGCCCTCGCAAACCTCCTCTACATGGTTCTTCTGGGAAAGGAGGGGATGAGAGAGGTTGCAAAGCAGAGCCTTTCCAAGGCCCTATACCTGAAAAGAAGGCTTCTGGACCTGGGCTTTGAGGAGGTATACACTGGCAGGCATCTCTGGGAATTCCCCCTCAGACACAACAGAGCAAAAGAGCTTCACAGAAAATCCCTGAGAAATGGCTTTCTGGCAGGCGTGCCCCTTGAAAGGTTTGGCTATTCTAAGAGCCTTCTCTTTGCGGTTACAGAGAAGAGAACAAGAGAAGAAATGGACGGGCTTGTAGAGTCTATGAGAAACATCTAA
- a CDS encoding EAL domain-containing protein → MHEECGKCNAIGGLREEPATLVFIAESELLRQKLKKQLEDLSYEFYDEEDSITLQVSGLKSFFYRFYEAKGLSEIESQDIWLVVLSPGERFRSYHVKNARNLNFWLSQVACDEYMEILREKRLMVYFHPIVDSNLSVVGFECLIRGINQKGSQVSPAYLFECAEKTDSLFYLDRACREIAIQKSAERGLRETLIFINFVPTSIYNPETCLQTTIRLVNTYNLRHENIVFEVVESHQVRDIKHLRNIMDYYREMGFKVAVDDVGSGFSGLNNLINLRPDIIKIDRDIVHNVNGDSLRKGVVDALVNMCRQNHIKVLAEGVESIGEFNFLVERVDYMQGFLFAKPSPEPQMQINLRKS, encoded by the coding sequence ATGCACGAGGAATGCGGGAAGTGCAATGCAATAGGGGGACTGAGGGAAGAGCCTGCCACACTTGTTTTCATAGCCGAGAGTGAATTATTAAGGCAAAAACTAAAGAAACAGCTTGAGGACCTCTCATATGAGTTTTATGATGAAGAGGATTCAATAACTTTACAGGTTTCAGGACTAAAGAGCTTCTTTTACAGGTTTTATGAGGCAAAGGGGCTGTCAGAGATTGAGAGCCAAGATATATGGCTTGTGGTTCTTTCTCCAGGGGAGAGGTTCAGAAGTTATCATGTAAAAAATGCAAGAAATCTGAATTTCTGGCTTTCGCAGGTAGCCTGCGACGAATACATGGAAATTCTAAGGGAAAAAAGGCTTATGGTGTATTTTCATCCCATAGTGGACAGCAACCTATCTGTGGTTGGCTTTGAATGCCTTATAAGGGGTATAAACCAGAAGGGTTCGCAGGTATCACCTGCTTATCTCTTTGAATGTGCAGAAAAGACAGACAGCCTCTTTTACCTTGACAGGGCCTGTAGGGAAATTGCCATACAGAAATCTGCAGAAAGAGGATTGAGGGAAACCCTCATATTTATAAACTTCGTGCCCACCAGCATATACAATCCAGAAACCTGTCTGCAAACTACCATAAGGCTTGTTAACACTTACAATCTCAGGCATGAAAACATAGTTTTTGAAGTAGTTGAAAGCCATCAAGTCAGGGATATAAAACATCTCAGAAATATAATGGACTACTACAGAGAGATGGGTTTCAAGGTGGCAGTTGATGATGTTGGTTCAGGCTTTTCTGGTCTTAACAACCTTATAAATCTGCGACCGGATATAATCAAGATTGACAGAGATATAGTTCACAATGTAAACGGAGACAGCTTGAGAAAGGGAGTTGTAGATGCCCTTGTAAACATGTGCAGGCAAAACCACATAAAGGTTCTGGCAGAGGGTGTGGAGAGCATAGGAGAATTTAACTTTCTGGTAGAAAGAGTTGATTACATGCAAGGTTTTCTCTTTGCAAAACCGTCTCCAGAGCCACAGATGCAGATAAATTTAAGGAAATCTTAG
- a CDS encoding DUF2860 family protein, producing the protein MRAYRTLLTLLLPAASMAENRIGAGGALIWGEDNNSTRSTGIIKNLGKPEDSFLRAIPLIDLNLSYRSGANTYFLRTTTEGATPTLQAGLKREGFVFQSTEFYFGYNPFRRVWKDPYLVNIPREKTYQRDYEAGIRFSQGNSSLTLKSTYSDVEDDQLGKRERDLRRDRILIDTGYSYTYSFGKSLRLTPSVNLRYSEAKGRANSYAGYALGLSGSYRTGFYLFNAGMGVEVDRYMKQDPVLLKKRKETGYYALVALTRNNIFHQRIYITSLVA; encoded by the coding sequence ATGCGTGCATACAGGACTTTGCTGACGCTACTCTTGCCTGCGGCTTCCATGGCGGAGAATCGTATAGGTGCAGGTGGAGCTCTTATATGGGGAGAGGACAACAACTCCACTAGGTCCACAGGCATCATAAAAAATCTTGGAAAGCCGGAGGATAGCTTTCTCAGAGCCATCCCCCTGATTGACCTTAACCTCTCCTACAGGAGCGGAGCAAACACCTACTTCTTGAGGACAACCACGGAAGGAGCAACGCCCACCCTTCAGGCGGGCCTGAAAAGAGAGGGTTTTGTATTCCAGTCAACAGAATTCTATTTTGGCTACAACCCCTTCAGAAGAGTATGGAAAGACCCCTATCTGGTAAACATCCCGCGAGAAAAGACATACCAGCGTGATTACGAGGCTGGCATAAGATTCTCTCAGGGTAATTCAAGCCTCACGCTGAAGTCTACATATTCTGACGTGGAGGATGACCAGTTAGGTAAAAGAGAAAGAGACCTGAGAAGAGACAGAATTCTCATAGATACAGGCTATTCATACACCTACAGCTTTGGCAAAAGCCTGAGACTGACTCCCTCTGTAAATCTCAGATATTCAGAGGCAAAGGGCAGGGCAAACTCTTACGCAGGCTATGCTCTGGGTCTGTCAGGTTCTTACAGGACAGGTTTCTATCTTTTCAATGCAGGCATGGGAGTAGAAGTGGACAGATACATGAAACAGGACCCAGTTCTTCTCAAAAAGAGAAAGGAAACAGGATACTACGCCCTTGTAGCGTTGACAAGAAACAATATTTTCCACCAGAGGATTTACATAACATCTCTTGTAGCTTAA
- a CDS encoding DHA2 family efflux MFS transporter permease subunit translates to MREEKPFHEALTPPERAVLTLSLMIGVFMAILDTTIVDIVVPKMMAPLSTDLYGVQWVITSYMTSAATAILLVEWLESRVGLKRVFLAGLFLFTTASFFCGQAQSLEWMIASRTVQGFGESLIVVSAEALLFSAYAPEKRGLAMGIYGLGVSFAPALGPTLGGWITEHIDWRWIFYINLPIGILNFTLALFFLKDYRPIHRLRLNFLSYLLISLATVSLLVVLSRGQKEGWFASDFILHLSLLSLFSFLLFLLSELTSRNKLIDPSIFRIKEFVVAFWVYCFVLGFSMYQVFYLIPLYFEKLKGYTTLQAGLAILPMALTIGFLSPVAGIISDKKSPRFALYVATVLYLSVAFLLLPRLNYFTPGSTAVLYLVAMGAGMGFFFAPVTQMALKRLGEKTTLGVSLMHYIRFVGGSFGTALATNDLQRFAAENLQRSTELQNPYWLQMKIKEAADFIYQFSHQAEERAKAMLYQLQSLYAMSDAFGSTLLLAAFWALLGSLPVLYLFWEDIRDLLSHGLTKEVAEKSQEV, encoded by the coding sequence ATGAGAGAAGAAAAGCCCTTTCACGAAGCCCTAACGCCCCCAGAGCGTGCAGTCCTGACCCTCTCTCTGATGATAGGGGTCTTTATGGCAATCCTGGATACCACCATAGTGGACATAGTGGTTCCAAAGATGATGGCACCTCTGAGCACAGACCTCTATGGCGTCCAGTGGGTGATAACCTCCTACATGACCTCCGCAGCTACCGCCATCTTGCTGGTAGAGTGGCTTGAAAGCAGGGTGGGACTCAAAAGGGTGTTTCTGGCGGGCCTTTTTCTCTTCACCACCGCCTCCTTTTTCTGCGGTCAGGCTCAGTCCCTTGAGTGGATGATAGCTTCAAGGACCGTTCAGGGTTTTGGTGAATCCCTCATAGTGGTCAGTGCGGAGGCCCTTCTTTTTTCCGCCTATGCCCCAGAGAAGAGGGGTCTTGCCATGGGCATATATGGGCTCGGGGTGAGCTTTGCTCCCGCTCTTGGTCCTACCCTTGGAGGCTGGATAACAGAACATATAGACTGGAGATGGATTTTCTACATAAACCTTCCCATAGGCATACTCAACTTTACCCTTGCCCTTTTCTTTCTCAAAGACTACAGACCTATCCACAGGCTAAGGCTCAATTTTCTCTCCTACCTTCTCATCTCCCTTGCCACTGTGAGCCTGCTTGTGGTGCTCTCAAGGGGACAGAAGGAGGGCTGGTTTGCCAGCGACTTTATACTCCATCTTTCTCTTCTTTCTCTCTTTTCTTTCCTTCTCTTTCTGCTATCAGAACTCACATCCAGAAATAAGCTTATAGACCCTTCCATCTTCAGGATAAAGGAGTTTGTGGTCGCCTTCTGGGTCTACTGCTTTGTGCTGGGCTTTTCCATGTATCAGGTCTTCTATCTTATACCTCTTTATTTTGAAAAGCTCAAGGGCTACACAACCCTTCAGGCGGGGCTTGCCATACTTCCCATGGCCCTTACCATAGGCTTTCTCTCTCCAGTTGCGGGCATAATCTCCGATAAAAAATCACCAAGGTTTGCCCTGTATGTGGCAACAGTTCTTTATCTGTCAGTCGCCTTTCTTTTGCTGCCAAGGCTCAACTACTTTACTCCGGGGAGCACTGCGGTGCTCTATCTTGTGGCGATGGGTGCAGGTATGGGCTTTTTCTTTGCTCCTGTGACTCAGATGGCGCTGAAGAGACTGGGGGAAAAGACTACCCTCGGAGTGAGCCTTATGCACTATATAAGATTTGTGGGTGGGTCTTTTGGCACAGCCCTTGCTACCAACGACCTTCAGAGGTTTGCCGCAGAAAACCTTCAGAGGAGCACAGAGCTTCAGAACCCATACTGGCTTCAGATGAAGATAAAGGAGGCAGCTGATTTTATATACCAGTTTTCCCATCAGGCTGAAGAAAGGGCAAAAGCAATGCTCTACCAGCTCCAGAGCCTCTATGCCATGTCGGATGCCTTTGGTTCAACCCTTCTTCTGGCAGCCTTCTGGGCTCTTCTTGGCAGTCTGCCGGTCCTCTATCTTTTCTGGGAGGACATCAGGGATTTGCTGTCACATGGTCTTACAAAAGAAGTTGCAGAAAAAAGTCAGGAGGTGTGA
- a CDS encoding HlyD family efflux transporter periplasmic adaptor subunit, translated as MKKLGAVIVILLILVFGFLSYRWIKHRIEYAITDAVFIRAENMSNVAFEVGGRVVEVYRDMGDRVKRGEVIARLEPEDYRLQLEVLQGRLSSMIAQKEALELQLNRSQGQINIGVDISKDTLSEVKAREEALRKQIQEMDVQLEQAKRDRDRLENLLKEGLIPKQKFEQADTSYRSLLMRKKALEDHLKELRAVYSKAQGEFERAQLDRLRVQELKKQVSSLEEEIKALRAQIQKAQLDLQRTELRSPVDGVVAKRFISVGDMVRPGQPAFSLVDDSSLFAEALLEETKLRGIKQGSKAYIRLDAYKGVVFEGVVEEISPASAATFALVPRDISAGEFTKVVQRIPVKIKITKGDMSLLRVGMGGRVEIRRE; from the coding sequence ATGAAGAAGCTGGGTGCAGTCATAGTAATCCTGTTAATCCTTGTCTTTGGCTTTCTTTCCTACAGGTGGATAAAGCACAGGATAGAATATGCCATAACCGATGCGGTTTTTATAAGGGCAGAAAACATGAGCAACGTAGCCTTTGAAGTGGGAGGAAGAGTGGTGGAGGTCTACAGGGACATGGGAGACAGAGTGAAGAGGGGGGAAGTTATTGCAAGGCTTGAACCTGAAGACTACAGGCTGCAGCTTGAGGTGCTTCAGGGCAGGCTCTCCTCCATGATTGCCCAGAAGGAAGCCCTTGAGCTTCAGCTAAATAGGTCTCAGGGTCAGATTAATATAGGTGTAGATATCTCAAAAGACACGCTCAGCGAAGTAAAAGCCAGAGAGGAAGCCCTCAGGAAGCAGATACAGGAGATGGATGTTCAGCTTGAGCAGGCAAAGCGAGACAGAGACAGACTGGAAAATCTACTGAAAGAGGGTCTGATACCAAAGCAGAAGTTTGAACAGGCTGACACTTCTTACAGAAGCCTTCTTATGAGAAAGAAAGCCCTTGAGGACCATCTGAAAGAACTCAGAGCGGTCTACTCAAAAGCTCAGGGAGAATTCGAAAGGGCTCAGTTAGACAGGCTTAGGGTGCAGGAACTCAAAAAACAGGTCAGCTCCCTTGAAGAGGAAATAAAGGCTTTAAGGGCACAGATACAGAAGGCTCAGCTTGACCTGCAGAGGACTGAGCTTCGCTCCCCTGTGGATGGAGTTGTGGCAAAGAGGTTCATAAGCGTGGGGGACATGGTAAGACCAGGTCAGCCAGCTTTCAGCCTTGTGGATGACAGCTCACTCTTTGCGGAGGCTCTCCTTGAGGAAACAAAGCTCAGAGGTATAAAGCAGGGCTCAAAGGCATACATCAGGCTTGATGCCTATAAGGGTGTTGTGTTTGAAGGGGTAGTGGAAGAGATAAGCCCTGCCTCCGCCGCCACCTTCGCCCTCGTGCCAAGAGATATATCCGCCGGGGAGTTCACAAAGGTGGTGCAAAGGATACCCGTAAAGATTAAGATAACAAAGGGAGACATGAGCCTTCTCAGAGTTGGCATGGGAGGAAGGGTGGAGATAAGGAGAGAATGA
- a CDS encoding TolC family protein, translating into MLLLLTFCGFSFSLSLEELLSSAVEKNPRLSVKRYAVESARLNLKGETQLYYPEFFAGYRFSFQSEKQSISVPAFWGFQPFEFSSSKRSYQNLQAGVRQFLYDGGLRASRVDIARSRLKISEEDYAETLLDVKLEVIRAYLSVLSSAELLEVLKKQREAVHADLTQREAFFREGLVAITDVLQARVRLAEVERDLRQAEGSYRVAIANLSRLTGIEEDRLKDIKPVNIKPEMESPESLIQRALQRRPITKLTAQRLEATKSQRRIELSQFHPRVFFEGVYNYSDQNPTLSPKGFFVLSAGMSISFQSLSSYYRALALVEEEKGIREELRDLQQSIALKVRSAYENFLTAQDNLKVAEEALTFAEEYYRLSLEQYRNQIISGTDLLQAEASRTQALRSKVIAYYRLLEAYFELLREVGEL; encoded by the coding sequence ATGCTACTTCTTCTCACTTTCTGCGGATTTTCCTTTTCCCTGAGCCTTGAAGAACTCCTCAGCTCTGCAGTAGAAAAAAATCCCAGGCTATCTGTAAAAAGGTATGCGGTGGAGTCTGCACGCCTGAACCTGAAGGGTGAGACACAGCTTTATTATCCCGAATTCTTTGCTGGATACAGGTTTTCTTTTCAGTCTGAAAAGCAGTCTATAAGCGTGCCGGCTTTTTGGGGCTTCCAGCCCTTTGAATTCAGCAGTTCAAAGAGAAGCTATCAGAACCTGCAGGCGGGCGTAAGGCAGTTCCTCTATGATGGAGGGCTGAGAGCCTCAAGGGTAGACATAGCAAGGAGCAGGCTGAAAATCTCAGAGGAGGATTACGCAGAAACTCTGCTGGATGTAAAGCTGGAGGTGATAAGGGCCTATCTATCTGTGCTCTCCTCTGCAGAGCTCCTGGAAGTTCTCAAAAAGCAGAGGGAAGCGGTGCATGCTGACCTTACGCAGAGGGAAGCATTTTTCAGAGAAGGCCTGGTTGCCATAACAGACGTGCTACAGGCAAGGGTCAGGCTTGCGGAGGTGGAAAGGGACCTCAGGCAGGCAGAGGGAAGTTACCGTGTGGCCATTGCAAACCTCTCAAGGCTTACAGGCATTGAAGAAGACAGACTGAAGGACATAAAGCCAGTAAACATTAAGCCTGAGATGGAAAGCCCTGAATCGCTCATACAGAGGGCATTGCAGAGACGGCCCATCACAAAACTGACCGCACAGAGGCTCGAAGCGACAAAAAGTCAGAGAAGGATTGAGTTATCTCAGTTCCATCCTAGGGTCTTCTTTGAGGGAGTTTACAACTACTCAGACCAGAACCCGACCCTGTCTCCAAAGGGGTTCTTTGTGCTCAGTGCGGGCATGAGCATCAGCTTTCAGTCTCTCAGCTCCTATTACAGAGCCCTTGCCCTTGTAGAGGAAGAAAAGGGCATAAGAGAAGAGCTCAGGGACTTACAGCAATCTATAGCCCTTAAGGTAAGGTCTGCCTATGAAAACTTCCTGACAGCACAGGATAATCTGAAAGTAGCAGAAGAGGCCCTCACTTTTGCAGAGGAATACTACAGGTTATCTCTGGAGCAATACAGAAATCAGATAATAAGCGGCACTGACCTTCTTCAGGCGGAGGCAAGCAGGACACAGGCTCTAAGGTCTAAAGTCATAGCCTACTACAGGCTTCTTGAAGCCTACTTTGAACTGCTCAGAGAGGTAGGTGAGTTATGA
- a CDS encoding TetR/AcrR family transcriptional regulator, which yields MSARERIIQSAKELFSQKGYNHTTVEDIVKHAGLSKGAFYFYFKSKDQLMEELINSMANRTKEIMKRWLEKDVSAEEAIKGHIRDFLLECYEDRHIAYVFFFELMCSKEEFRKLHSMHLQEIRELLSQMVKKGYERGEFLCGSVKTLVNLIAGYIRLIYMEGLLLDHTPLEDVLKEAEEGLEIIFRGLKCG from the coding sequence ATGAGTGCAAGAGAGAGAATAATTCAGTCTGCCAAAGAGCTTTTCTCCCAGAAGGGTTATAACCACACCACAGTGGAAGATATAGTAAAACATGCTGGCCTTTCAAAGGGTGCCTTTTACTTCTACTTCAAGAGCAAGGACCAGCTCATGGAGGAGCTCATAAACAGTATGGCTAACAGGACAAAGGAGATAATGAAAAGGTGGCTGGAGAAGGATGTTTCAGCAGAGGAGGCTATAAAGGGGCACATAAGGGACTTTCTCCTTGAATGCTACGAGGACAGGCATATAGCCTATGTGTTCTTCTTTGAGCTCATGTGCAGTAAGGAGGAATTCAGAAAGCTGCACAGCATGCACCTGCAGGAGATAAGAGAATTGCTCTCTCAGATGGTAAAAAAGGGCTACGAAAGAGGTGAGTTTCTGTGCGGAAGTGTAAAAACCCTTGTTAATCTCATAGCAGGCTACATAAGGCTTATATACATGGAGGGGCTCCTCCTTGACCACACTCCTCTGGAAGATGTTTTGAAGGAGGCGGAGGAGGGCCTTGAAATCATATTCAGGGGGCTGAAATGTGGCTAA
- a CDS encoding TolC family protein: MRFILIFLLSIKLTLALTLEQAIDFAVRNNTSVRLSLLDLQKAEENIRKARAGILPQVSFSYSYTRLGGDLAFGFTPKNRHSYILEVDQTVFNRAVLEGLSLAKEQKELQSLIYEDTKREVEFQTKQLFYALLYKKEVVKLLEENLRYWEENYRQTEGKFQAGVVPKVELMRAKAQLENARAQLENATADYRKSLEDFKAFLRFEGEPEPEGKLQMQPLNGEDHKKLLENNSTLKVARKSLEVAQRALDLQRSQYYPSLDLFATYQGSTARIGGKDSLVDGYTVGARLNYRIFDGFARESSIAQARIDLLKQAENLKDTEQRLRAELSKTLLDLNSLMAQIGAVELSLESARESLRLSTERYRFGVATQLEVLDVISNYNNTLQNYYFLLYLYNTAVARLERLTK, encoded by the coding sequence ATGAGGTTTATTCTTATTTTTCTGCTAAGCATAAAGTTGACGCTCGCCCTTACTCTTGAGCAGGCAATAGATTTTGCGGTCAGGAACAACACCTCAGTGAGGCTCTCTCTTCTTGACCTCCAGAAGGCGGAGGAAAACATAAGAAAGGCCAGGGCTGGCATACTTCCACAGGTAAGCTTCTCATACAGCTATACAAGGCTGGGCGGAGACCTTGCCTTTGGCTTCACCCCCAAAAACAGACACAGCTACATACTTGAAGTAGACCAGACAGTATTTAACCGTGCAGTCCTTGAGGGTCTGAGCCTTGCAAAAGAACAGAAAGAGCTCCAGAGCCTGATATACGAAGACACCAAAAGGGAAGTGGAGTTTCAGACAAAGCAGCTCTTTTATGCTCTTCTTTACAAAAAGGAAGTTGTAAAGCTCCTTGAGGAAAATCTCAGATACTGGGAAGAGAACTACAGGCAGACAGAAGGCAAGTTTCAGGCAGGGGTGGTTCCCAAGGTGGAGCTCATGAGGGCAAAGGCTCAGCTGGAGAATGCGAGGGCACAGCTGGAGAATGCAACTGCAGATTACAGAAAGAGTCTTGAAGACTTTAAAGCCTTTCTCAGGTTTGAAGGAGAGCCAGAGCCGGAAGGAAAACTACAGATGCAGCCCCTGAATGGGGAAGACCACAAAAAACTTCTTGAAAACAACAGCACGCTAAAGGTTGCCAGAAAAAGCCTTGAAGTTGCCCAGAGAGCCCTTGATCTACAGAGGTCTCAGTATTACCCCAGCCTTGACCTCTTTGCCACCTACCAGGGCAGCACTGCAAGGATTGGGGGAAAGGATAGCCTGGTGGATGGTTACACTGTGGGTGCAAGGCTAAATTACAGGATATTTGACGGCTTTGCCCGTGAGTCAAGCATAGCTCAGGCAAGGATAGACCTTCTCAAGCAGGCAGAAAATCTCAAGGATACAGAACAGAGGCTCAGAGCCGAGCTCAGCAAAACTCTTCTGGACTTAAACTCTCTCATGGCTCAGATAGGGGCAGTAGAGCTATCTCTTGAATCTGCGAGGGAAAGCTTGAGGCTTTCCACGGAGAGATACCGCTTTGGCGTTGCCACACAGCTTGAAGTGCTTGATGTCATAAGTAATTACAACAACACTCTACAGAACTACTATTTTCTGCTCTATTTATACAACACTGCAGTAGCCAGGCTTGAAAGGCTTACAAAATGA